One Orrella dioscoreae genomic window carries:
- a CDS encoding phospholipase D family protein, translated as MPPAVPPSRPSTVHVRRWAAGLLLACLLPWAGGCSLPPLKPRPASQALAVEASRDTPLGQGAMTYKGDREGKSGIHALDDAHDAFAARILLARAATHTLDVQYYIWRDDMTGTLLLEALHEAADRGVRVRLLLDDNGTNGLDRVLAALHAHPNIEVRLFNPFVLRWPKMLGFVTDFSRLNRRMHNKSFTADNQATIIGGRNVGDEYFGAGEDVLFADLDVLAIGPVVREVSEDFDRYWASESAYPVDQLIKAAPESDLQDLAARASVLERDPAAAAYMKALEELPFIQQLVQGELAVQWAVTHMVSDDPDKVLGVKGEDGNLPEQLRRAIGDPEQGFDLVSPYFVPTKSGVAAFAALVEQGVRIRVLTNALEATDVPVVHSGYAKRRKALLRAGVELYEMRASDEGEAVEIRGKGRFGSSGSSLHAKTFAVDGKRLFVGSFNFDPRSFNLNTELGFLIDSPEMARAVSGVFDTDIPQAAYSLRLEDDDTLVWLEQRDGQTLRHTTEPGTTALKRLGVDILSLLPLEPML; from the coding sequence ATGCCGCCTGCCGTACCGCCTTCGCGCCCTTCGACCGTTCACGTCCGCCGCTGGGCCGCAGGCCTGTTACTGGCGTGCCTGCTGCCCTGGGCAGGAGGGTGCAGCTTGCCGCCGCTGAAACCCCGTCCCGCCTCCCAGGCGCTGGCGGTGGAGGCCTCCCGCGACACTCCCTTGGGCCAGGGCGCGATGACCTACAAGGGCGACCGCGAGGGCAAGAGCGGCATCCACGCCCTGGACGACGCCCACGACGCCTTCGCCGCGCGCATCCTGCTGGCGCGCGCGGCCACGCACACGCTGGACGTCCAGTACTACATCTGGCGCGACGACATGACCGGCACATTGCTGCTGGAAGCCCTGCACGAGGCCGCCGACCGCGGCGTGCGGGTGCGCCTGCTGCTGGACGACAACGGCACCAATGGCCTGGACCGTGTGCTGGCTGCCCTGCATGCCCACCCGAACATCGAGGTGCGGCTCTTCAATCCCTTCGTTCTGCGTTGGCCCAAGATGCTGGGCTTCGTGACCGACTTCAGCCGCCTGAACCGGCGCATGCACAACAAGTCCTTCACCGCCGACAACCAGGCCACCATCATCGGCGGCCGCAACGTGGGCGACGAGTATTTCGGCGCGGGCGAGGACGTGCTGTTCGCCGACCTGGACGTGCTGGCCATCGGCCCGGTGGTGCGCGAGGTCTCGGAAGACTTCGACCGCTATTGGGCCAGTGAATCCGCCTATCCCGTGGATCAGCTGATCAAGGCTGCGCCGGAAAGCGACCTGCAGGACCTGGCCGCGCGCGCGTCGGTGCTGGAGCGCGACCCGGCCGCCGCGGCCTACATGAAGGCGCTGGAGGAACTGCCCTTCATCCAGCAACTGGTGCAAGGCGAGCTGGCGGTGCAGTGGGCCGTCACGCACATGGTCAGCGACGATCCGGACAAGGTGCTGGGCGTCAAGGGCGAGGACGGCAACCTGCCGGAACAGCTGCGCCGTGCCATCGGCGATCCCGAGCAGGGGTTCGACCTCGTGTCGCCGTACTTCGTGCCGACGAAATCCGGCGTGGCGGCCTTCGCGGCGCTGGTGGAACAGGGCGTGCGCATACGCGTGCTGACCAACGCGCTGGAAGCGACCGACGTGCCGGTGGTGCACTCGGGCTACGCCAAGCGCCGCAAGGCGCTGTTGCGCGCCGGGGTCGAGCTGTATGAAATGCGCGCCTCGGATGAGGGCGAGGCGGTGGAGATCCGCGGCAAGGGACGTTTCGGCAGTTCGGGCTCCAGCCTGCATGCCAAGACCTTCGCGGTCGATGGCAAGCGGCTTTTCGTCGGGTCGTTCAACTTCGACCCGCGTTCGTTCAACCTGAATACCGAGCTGGGCTTCCTGATCGACAGCCCGGAGATGGCACGGGCGGTGTCGGGCGTGTTCGACACGGATATCCCGCAGGCGGCCTATTCCTTGCGGCTGGAAGACGACGACACGCTGGTCTGGCTGGAGCAGCGCGACGGCCAGACGTTGCGGCACACGACCGAGCCGGGCACCACGGCGCTGAAACGCCTGGGCGTGGACATCCTGTCGCTGCTGCCGCTGGAGCCGATGCTCTAG
- a CDS encoding cupin domain-containing protein, with amino-acid sequence MDARAEELVRLLQLQPHPEGGLYREVFRSALGVRREPDGASRCALTSIYFLLPRGAVSRWHRVAADEAWHHYEGEPIELLVLLPGASHIETWRVGRADADTAPVRVVPAGAWQAARPTGAYALAGCSVGPGFEFQDFTLVSDVSAADIPVALTQAPYDAFC; translated from the coding sequence ATGGACGCGCGCGCAGAGGAACTGGTGCGCCTGCTGCAACTGCAGCCGCATCCCGAGGGCGGGCTGTACCGCGAGGTCTTCCGCTCGGCGCTGGGCGTGCGGCGCGAGCCCGACGGCGCGTCCCGCTGCGCGCTGACCTCGATCTATTTCCTGCTGCCGCGCGGCGCCGTCAGCCGCTGGCACCGCGTGGCGGCCGACGAGGCCTGGCACCACTACGAGGGCGAGCCCATCGAACTGTTGGTGCTGCTGCCTGGCGCCTCGCACATCGAGACCTGGCGCGTGGGCCGCGCAGATGCCGACACGGCGCCGGTGCGCGTGGTGCCTGCCGGCGCCTGGCAGGCCGCCCGCCCCACCGGCGCCTACGCGCTGGCGGGCTGCTCCGTGGGTCCGGGCTTCGAATTCCAGGATTTCACGCTGGTCTCGGACGTGTCCGCCGCGGACATTCCCGTGGCGTTGACACAGGCGCCCTACGACGCATTCTGCTAG
- the rimO gene encoding 30S ribosomal protein S12 methylthiotransferase RimO, translated as MSTPKVGFVSLGCPKALVDSERILTQLRTEGYEVVSSYDNADVVVVNTCGFIDSAKAESLDAIGEAIAENGRVIVTGCMGVEESAIRSVHPSVLAVTGPQQYEQVVRAVHDAAPAPVIHNPYVDLVPPQGIKLTPRHYAYLKISEGCNHRCSFCIIPSMRGDLVSRPIGDVLDEARRLADAGVKELLVISQDTSAYGVDVKFRTGFWNGRPVRTRMTELCEALSELGIWVRLHYVYPYPHVDEAIPLMAEGKILPYLDIPFQHASPAVLKAMKRPAFEDRTLARIHRWRETCPDLTLRSTFIVGFPGETEADFQYLLDWLTEAQLDRVGCFQYSAVDGAPANALAGAVPEEVKQERWERFMAHQQGISAARLQRKVDTEIDVLIDKVDEDGAVGRSSADAPEIDGCVYVASDRELSPGDIVRVRVTEADEYDLWGDTV; from the coding sequence ATGTCTACCCCCAAAGTCGGTTTCGTCAGCCTGGGCTGTCCGAAAGCCCTCGTCGACTCCGAGCGCATCCTCACCCAACTGCGCACCGAAGGCTACGAGGTCGTCTCCTCCTACGACAACGCCGATGTCGTCGTCGTCAACACCTGTGGCTTCATCGACAGCGCCAAGGCCGAGTCGCTGGACGCCATCGGCGAGGCCATCGCCGAGAACGGCCGCGTGATCGTCACGGGCTGCATGGGCGTCGAGGAATCGGCCATCCGCTCGGTGCACCCCAGCGTGCTGGCCGTGACCGGCCCGCAACAGTACGAGCAGGTGGTGCGCGCGGTGCACGACGCGGCGCCCGCGCCCGTCATCCACAACCCCTATGTGGACCTGGTGCCGCCGCAAGGCATCAAGCTGACGCCGCGCCATTACGCCTACCTGAAGATTTCCGAAGGCTGCAACCACCGCTGCAGCTTCTGCATCATCCCGTCCATGCGCGGCGACCTGGTCAGCCGTCCCATCGGCGATGTCCTGGACGAGGCCAGGCGCCTGGCCGACGCCGGCGTGAAGGAACTGCTGGTGATCTCGCAGGACACCAGCGCCTACGGCGTGGACGTGAAATTCCGCACGGGCTTCTGGAACGGCCGTCCGGTGCGCACGCGCATGACCGAACTGTGCGAGGCGCTGTCCGAACTGGGCATCTGGGTGCGCCTGCACTACGTCTATCCCTATCCGCACGTGGACGAGGCCATCCCGTTGATGGCCGAGGGCAAGATCCTGCCCTACCTGGACATCCCCTTCCAGCACGCCAGCCCCGCGGTGCTGAAGGCCATGAAGCGCCCCGCCTTCGAGGACCGCACGCTGGCCCGCATCCACCGCTGGCGCGAGACCTGTCCGGACTTGACCCTGCGCTCGACCTTCATCGTCGGCTTCCCCGGCGAGACCGAGGCCGACTTCCAGTACCTGCTGGACTGGCTGACCGAAGCCCAGCTCGACCGCGTGGGCTGTTTCCAGTATTCGGCCGTGGACGGCGCGCCGGCCAATGCGCTGGCCGGCGCCGTGCCCGAGGAAGTGAAGCAGGAACGCTGGGAGCGCTTCATGGCGCATCAGCAGGGCATCTCGGCCGCCCGCCTGCAACGCAAGGTCGACACCGAGATCGACGTGCTGATCGACAAGGTGGACGAGGACGGCGCGGTAGGCCGCTCCAGCGCCGACGCGCCCGAGATCGACGGCTGTGTCTACGTGGCCAGCGACCGCGAACTGTCGCCTGGCGACATCGTGCGGGTGCGCGTGACCGAGGCCGACGAGTACGACCTCTGGGGCGACACGGTTTGA